The Oscillospiraceae bacterium DNA window TGCCAAGTCCCTGAATTAAACTCATTGTAACTTTAACAAATAATTGCATATCTACACCTATAATTAAAAACTTATTAAAAAGGCAGATAAAATCTGCCTTTTTAGATGATTTTATTGTGAATTAACACAACAAGGTTCTCCGAAAATCTTAAGCCTTTGGCTTTTAGATTTTCGTGAGGTTCTTATTGCGGGTTAACGCAACAAGGTTCTCCGAAATTCTCGAGCTTTAGTTCGTTAGAATTTCGTGAGGTTCTTATTGCGGGTTAACGCAACAAGGTTCTCCGAAATTCTCGAGCTTTAGTTCGTTAGAATTTCGTGAGGTTCTTATTAATTAACTATTTTATTATAAAGCAAGTGTTAAACCATATTTCTTAGCTAATTCAGTTAATTTGCCTTCAGAATTAAGTTCATCAATTGCTTTGTTAACAGAATTTAAAAGTTCTGTATCTTCTAATCTGAAACCAATACCATACTCTTCAGATGTAAGTTCAACCAAATAACCATATTTTTCATAACTTGTTCCTTCTGCAGTTGAAGCCTGAGCCATTGTAATATCAATTACACATGCATCAGCCTGACCCCCTGCTACTGCAAGTAATGCATCAGTCTGAGCTGCTACCGGAGTATATTTTTCATCTAATCCATTATCTTTTATAGCGGTTTCTCCGGCAGAACCTGCTTCGGCAGCAAATCTTAATCCCTTCATACTTGCCGCATCTTTATATGTATCTAATT harbors:
- a CDS encoding transporter substrate-binding domain-containing protein, with protein sequence MKKIIAIILSLALVLGFAGCADNSENSDTLKIGYTIYEPMNFLDADGELTGFDTEFAKAVCEKLGKTPEFIEINWDTKFPTLDAMQIDCIWNGMTISDEVKKNCAVSKAYVKNAQVVVMAKDKLDTYKDAASMKGLRFAAEAGSAGETAIKDNGLDEKYTPVAAQTDALLAVAGGQADACVIDITMAQASTAEGTSYEKYGYLVELTSEEYGIGFRLEDTELLNSVNKAIDELNSEGKLTELAKKYGLTLAL